In one Streptomyces sp. NBC_01288 genomic region, the following are encoded:
- a CDS encoding aldo/keto reductase codes for MGIKSLLPGTLGFGTAPLGNMFRSIPDEEAAATVEAAWDQGIRYFDTAPFYGAGLSELRLGEALAGRPRDEFVLSTKVGRVILDELEDPAARDLGEKGGLFEHGRPNKMIDDYTADATLRSIEDSLTRLRTDRLDIVWVHDVAQDFHGDDWPAVYETARTGAFRVLQRLRDEGVIKAWGLGVNRVEPIELTLDLNEPRPDAFLLAGRYTLLDHDRSLQRLLPAATEQGVDMVVGGPYSSGVLAGGRHFEYQEAPAEIVAKVERLKALAAEHGVSIKAAALQFALAHPATAAVVPGATRPSRIAEDVAALAEDVPPAFWTALRDEKLIATDAPTA; via the coding sequence ATGGGCATCAAGTCCCTTCTGCCGGGCACCCTCGGCTTCGGTACCGCACCCCTGGGCAACATGTTCCGCAGCATCCCGGACGAGGAGGCCGCGGCCACCGTCGAGGCCGCCTGGGACCAGGGCATCCGTTACTTCGACACCGCCCCGTTCTACGGCGCCGGTCTGTCCGAGCTCCGCCTGGGCGAGGCACTGGCCGGACGGCCGCGCGACGAGTTCGTGCTCAGCACCAAGGTCGGCCGGGTCATCCTCGACGAACTGGAGGACCCCGCCGCCCGGGACCTGGGTGAGAAGGGCGGTCTGTTCGAACACGGCCGCCCGAACAAGATGATCGACGACTACACGGCGGACGCCACCCTGCGCTCCATCGAGGACAGCCTCACGCGCCTGAGGACGGACCGCCTCGACATCGTCTGGGTGCACGACGTGGCCCAGGACTTCCACGGCGACGACTGGCCGGCCGTCTACGAGACCGCGCGCACCGGCGCTTTCCGCGTCCTCCAGCGGCTCCGCGACGAAGGCGTCATCAAGGCCTGGGGCCTCGGCGTCAACCGCGTGGAGCCGATCGAGCTGACCCTCGACCTGAACGAGCCGCGGCCCGACGCGTTCCTCCTGGCCGGCCGCTACACCCTCCTCGACCACGACCGTTCCCTCCAGCGTCTCCTGCCCGCCGCCACCGAGCAGGGCGTCGACATGGTCGTCGGCGGCCCGTACAGCTCCGGCGTCCTCGCGGGTGGCCGGCACTTCGAGTACCAGGAAGCCCCGGCGGAGATCGTCGCCAAGGTCGAACGGCTCAAGGCGCTCGCCGCCGAACACGGCGTGAGCATCAAGGCCGCCGCGCTGCAGTTCGCGCTGGCCCACCCCGCCACGGCCGCCGTCGTACCCGGCGCCACCCGCCCCAGCCGCATCGCGGAGGACGTCGCCGCCCTCGCCGAGGACGTACCGCCCGCCTTCTGGACCGCCCTGCGCGACGAGAAGCTCATCGCCACCGACGCCCCCACCGCCTGA
- a CDS encoding LysR substrate-binding domain-containing protein, which translates to MLDLRQLRYFVAVAEEEHVGRAAERLHISQSPLSRQIVQLEKGLGLTLFERSQQRIRLTSDGRVFLTEAAALLRHADRLENLGRRLGRGEEGGLCVGYVGDAMHTGLLPGALRALHDERPGIHVALYDLTSSQQFEGLRQRSLDIALVPEAPPETDPDLRSALLLEDALLLAMPSGHPLADATEIRPEDLDGQPWIAVENSQDPAWRDDFVASCAAAGFTPDIRFEAPESRTGLGLVASGLGTAFVQKSTLHGDTPGVTVRELPWFQRSVRLWAAWHRIDLRPVVTSFRTTVLNIGDTEQELTG; encoded by the coding sequence GTGCTTGACCTGCGCCAACTCCGCTACTTCGTGGCCGTCGCCGAAGAGGAACACGTCGGCAGGGCCGCCGAACGCCTGCACATCTCGCAGTCGCCGCTGAGCCGGCAGATCGTCCAGCTGGAGAAGGGCCTGGGACTGACGCTGTTCGAGCGCAGCCAGCAGCGCATCCGGCTCACCTCCGACGGCCGTGTCTTCCTCACCGAGGCCGCGGCCCTGCTGCGGCACGCCGACCGACTGGAGAACCTGGGCCGACGTCTCGGCCGGGGCGAGGAGGGAGGCCTGTGCGTGGGATACGTGGGCGACGCCATGCACACCGGCCTCCTGCCCGGTGCCCTGCGAGCCCTGCACGACGAGCGTCCCGGAATCCATGTCGCGCTCTACGACCTGACCTCGTCGCAACAGTTCGAGGGACTGCGCCAACGCAGCCTGGACATCGCCCTGGTCCCGGAGGCACCGCCCGAGACGGACCCGGATCTGCGCAGTGCCCTCCTCCTGGAGGACGCGCTGCTCCTGGCCATGCCGAGCGGACACCCCCTCGCCGACGCGACGGAGATCCGGCCGGAGGACCTGGACGGCCAGCCGTGGATCGCCGTCGAGAACAGTCAGGACCCGGCCTGGCGGGATGATTTCGTCGCATCCTGTGCCGCCGCCGGGTTCACCCCCGACATCCGGTTCGAGGCCCCGGAATCCCGCACCGGACTCGGGCTCGTCGCGTCCGGGCTGGGCACCGCGTTCGTGCAGAAGAGCACGCTGCACGGCGACACGCCGGGCGTCACGGTCCGCGAACTCCCTTGGTTCCAGAGGTCCGTACGCCTGTGGGCCGCCTGGCACCGGATCGATCTCCGCCCGGTCGTGACCTCGTTCCGCACCACCGTCCTGAACATCGGAGACACGGAACAGGAGCTCACCGGCTGA
- a CDS encoding SRPBCC family protein encodes MQLTNTVPVKASPDDVFTLMNDVERVASCMPGATLDGQDGDTWRGRVKIRVGPISASYAGTVRFLEIDAEKRRLRVHARGTDTHGSGDAEAEVTLDIVAAPEGALLQLSTDLVIRGKIVQFGKGAIVTVSDRIIQQFARNLGSLLDQDRATGPSPMATTATTPTAAQPVIAPDSDLDGLAMLLGPRAAKYGLVAGAFAVGVLEGWLLGRLGAQARELRALRRTS; translated from the coding sequence ATGCAGCTCACCAACACCGTGCCGGTCAAGGCCTCCCCCGACGACGTCTTCACCCTGATGAACGACGTCGAACGGGTCGCGTCCTGCATGCCGGGCGCCACGCTCGACGGGCAGGACGGCGACACCTGGCGGGGGCGGGTGAAGATCCGGGTGGGTCCCATCAGCGCCTCGTACGCCGGTACCGTCCGCTTCCTGGAGATCGACGCCGAGAAGCGGCGACTACGGGTGCACGCGCGGGGTACGGACACCCACGGCAGCGGGGACGCGGAGGCCGAGGTCACTCTCGACATCGTCGCGGCGCCCGAGGGAGCGCTGCTCCAGCTCTCCACGGACCTGGTGATCCGCGGCAAGATCGTCCAGTTCGGCAAGGGCGCGATCGTCACGGTGTCGGACCGGATCATCCAGCAGTTCGCCCGGAACCTGGGGAGCCTGCTGGACCAGGACCGGGCGACCGGGCCCTCCCCGATGGCAACCACTGCGACCACTCCCACCGCCGCGCAGCCGGTCATCGCGCCGGACTCGGACCTCGACGGCCTGGCCATGCTGTTGGGCCCGCGAGCCGCCAAGTACGGCCTGGTGGCAGGGGCGTTCGCCGTCGGTGTCCTGGAGGGCTGGCTGCTGGGCCGACTCGGCGCCCAGGCACGGGAGTTGCGCGCACTACGGAGGACGTCATGA
- a CDS encoding (2Fe-2S)-binding protein, translating to MNTDPVVTHPDLQLITLDVNGERHDVITEPRRTLVDVLRHELRLTGTHVGCEHGICGACTVLVDERPVRACLMFAAQAEGSSIRTVESLSEDGGGELNDLQRAFSEHHALQCGFCTPGFLMLAEGFLAERPDATKEEIREVVASNLCRCTGYQTIVEAIDACATTRRRTCATPCDSPAGKEH from the coding sequence ATGAACACCGACCCCGTGGTGACCCACCCGGACCTCCAGCTCATCACCCTCGACGTCAACGGCGAGCGGCACGACGTCATCACCGAACCCCGCCGCACCCTCGTCGACGTACTCCGCCACGAACTGCGGCTGACCGGAACGCACGTCGGGTGCGAGCACGGGATCTGCGGCGCCTGCACAGTCCTGGTCGACGAACGGCCCGTCCGCGCCTGTCTGATGTTCGCGGCGCAGGCGGAGGGGTCCTCCATCCGCACGGTCGAGTCGTTGTCAGAGGACGGCGGCGGTGAACTCAACGATCTGCAAAGGGCGTTCAGCGAGCATCACGCGTTGCAGTGCGGCTTCTGCACGCCCGGGTTCCTGATGCTCGCCGAAGGGTTCCTCGCCGAGCGGCCGGACGCGACGAAGGAGGAGATCCGCGAGGTGGTCGCCTCGAACCTGTGCCGGTGCACCGGCTACCAGACCATCGTCGAGGCGATCGACGCCTGCGCGACGACCCGGCGCCGGACGTGCGCCACCCCCTGCGACAGCCCTGCCGGCAAGGAGCACTGA
- a CDS encoding alpha/beta fold hydrolase: MPPPTRLLAQSALADLADIPATSRWVRSGGARLHVLDYGGDGVPLVVLPGITSPAVAMDFVARELTPLVRPLVVDVRGRGLSDGGGPYGLEEYAEDTEAVVAGLGLHRPVLFGHSMGARIAAVTAVRSKVALRGTVLGDPPMSGPGRGPYPTPLDVFLDQLAQARRGTDADEVARSWPRWPRREQELRARWLASCDTEAVTATHRGFESEDFFDWWPSVPGPTALLYGADSPVVTAEGAAEAARLLPSAALTEIPDAGHMLFWDNPPAALAALRQALLPMLT, translated from the coding sequence ATGCCACCACCCACCCGCCTACTGGCCCAGTCCGCGCTCGCCGACCTCGCGGACATCCCCGCCACCAGCCGCTGGGTCCGCTCAGGCGGCGCGCGCCTGCACGTCCTGGACTACGGCGGTGACGGCGTCCCGCTGGTCGTACTGCCCGGCATCACCAGCCCGGCCGTCGCGATGGACTTCGTGGCCCGTGAACTGACGCCCCTTGTAAGGCCGTTGGTGGTCGACGTCCGTGGGCGCGGGCTGTCCGACGGCGGCGGTCCGTACGGGTTGGAGGAGTACGCCGAGGACACCGAGGCGGTCGTCGCGGGACTCGGGCTGCACCGTCCGGTCCTCTTCGGGCACTCCATGGGTGCCCGGATCGCGGCCGTGACCGCCGTCCGGTCCAAGGTGGCGCTGCGCGGCACCGTGCTGGGCGATCCCCCGATGAGCGGCCCCGGACGCGGGCCGTATCCCACGCCCCTCGACGTCTTCCTGGACCAGCTGGCGCAGGCGCGGCGCGGTACCGACGCGGACGAGGTGGCCCGGTCCTGGCCGCGCTGGCCGCGCCGTGAGCAGGAGCTGCGGGCGCGCTGGCTGGCGAGTTGCGACACAGAGGCCGTCACCGCCACGCACCGCGGCTTCGAGAGCGAGGACTTCTTCGACTGGTGGCCCTCCGTTCCCGGGCCCACGGCACTCCTCTACGGCGCGGACAGTCCGGTCGTCACCGCGGAGGGCGCCGCGGAGGCGGCCCGGCTGCTGCCGTCGGCCGCGTTGACCGAGATCCCGGACGCCGGTCACATGCTGTTCTGGGACAACCCGCCCGCCGCGCTCGCGGCCCTGCGCCAGGCACTGCTCCCCATGCTGACGTGA
- a CDS encoding SRPBCC family protein has translation MATTTASLDIPQNPDHVWQLIGGFGSLPDWLPYIPESELGEGGRVRRLTNQDGGVIVERLQAFDQAARSYSYAIEEAPFPVTGYLSTLRVHAVPGSPDLSRVEWSGTFTPVGVTDTDAEELFHGIYADGLAALLKTVTA, from the coding sequence ATGGCCACCACCACCGCGTCCCTCGACATCCCGCAGAACCCCGACCACGTCTGGCAGCTCATCGGCGGTTTCGGATCCCTGCCCGACTGGCTCCCCTACATCCCCGAGAGCGAACTGGGCGAAGGGGGCCGGGTACGCCGCCTGACCAACCAGGACGGCGGTGTCATCGTCGAACGCCTCCAGGCCTTCGACCAAGCCGCGCGCAGCTACTCCTACGCCATCGAAGAGGCGCCGTTCCCCGTGACCGGCTATCTCTCCACTCTGCGCGTGCACGCCGTCCCCGGCAGCCCCGACCTCTCGCGCGTCGAATGGTCCGGCACGTTCACCCCCGTCGGCGTCACCGACACCGATGCCGAGGAGTTGTTCCACGGCATCTACGCCGACGGCCTCGCCGCACTCCTGAAGACCGTGACCGCCTGA
- a CDS encoding maleate cis-trans isomerase family protein: MTDHHIGMIVPSSNLTMETELPRMMRQRESLVPEDRFVFHSSRMRMRHVTPEQLRAMNAQTGRAALELADARPDVIVTACLVAIMAQGPGFHCTAEDEITAVLRAEGSKAPVASSAGALLDGIKALGARRVAIVTPYMKPLTQLVADYIEDAGVEVVDALSLEVADNLAVARLDPADLREHWRRLDLSRADALVLSACVQMPSLPSIQPVEEAAGLPVLSAATATAYRVLVELGLPTVVPGAGSLLSGEVPGPAGV; the protein is encoded by the coding sequence GTGACCGATCACCACATCGGCATGATCGTGCCCAGCTCGAACCTGACCATGGAGACGGAGCTGCCGCGCATGATGCGGCAGCGCGAGTCCCTGGTCCCGGAGGACCGGTTCGTCTTCCACAGCAGCCGTATGCGCATGCGGCACGTGACGCCGGAGCAGCTGCGTGCCATGAACGCGCAGACCGGACGCGCGGCGCTGGAACTCGCCGACGCCAGGCCCGACGTGATCGTCACGGCCTGCCTCGTGGCGATCATGGCGCAGGGGCCGGGGTTCCACTGCACCGCCGAGGACGAGATCACCGCCGTGCTGCGCGCCGAGGGCTCCAAGGCCCCCGTGGCGTCGAGCGCCGGCGCCCTCCTCGACGGCATCAAGGCCCTGGGCGCCCGGCGGGTCGCGATCGTCACGCCGTACATGAAGCCGCTCACGCAACTGGTGGCGGACTACATCGAGGACGCCGGTGTCGAGGTGGTGGACGCGCTGAGTCTGGAGGTGGCGGACAACCTGGCCGTCGCCCGGCTCGACCCCGCCGACCTGCGCGAGCACTGGCGGCGCCTGGACCTGTCACGGGCCGACGCGCTCGTCCTGTCCGCCTGTGTCCAGATGCCCTCGCTGCCGTCGATCCAGCCGGTGGAGGAGGCGGCTGGGTTGCCGGTGCTCTCGGCGGCGACCGCCACGGCGTACCGCGTCCTCGTCGAGCTGGGCCTGCCCACGGTCGTTCCCGGTGCGGGCAGCCTGCTCAGCGGTGAGGTCCCCGGTCCGGCGGGCGTCTAG
- a CDS encoding isochorismatase family protein, whose translation MSDAQYGQETEHTYRRAGFGAPVRRGNHPAIVVVDLTRGFTEPGFPSGADLTQVVAATGELIAAARPAAVPVVFTAIAYTPAEAAGDAVTWLQKAQGMRSLVEGSEEVALDPRLPRTPQDHLIVKKGASAFFGTSLAALLTGLGCDTVLVCGATTSGCVRATAVDAVQSGFSVLVPKECVGDRAPGPHEASLFDIQAKYGDVIDLKDAVGYLDGLPRTAP comes from the coding sequence ATGAGCGACGCTCAGTACGGTCAGGAGACCGAACACACCTACCGGCGGGCCGGGTTCGGCGCACCCGTGCGCCGCGGCAACCACCCCGCGATCGTCGTGGTCGACCTGACGCGCGGCTTCACCGAGCCGGGATTTCCGTCCGGGGCCGACCTCACTCAAGTCGTCGCGGCCACCGGCGAGTTGATCGCGGCGGCGCGACCGGCCGCCGTACCGGTGGTGTTCACCGCGATCGCCTACACACCGGCCGAGGCGGCGGGCGACGCCGTCACCTGGTTGCAGAAGGCGCAGGGCATGCGAAGCCTGGTGGAAGGCAGCGAGGAGGTCGCGCTCGACCCGCGACTGCCTCGAACACCGCAGGACCATCTGATCGTCAAGAAGGGCGCGTCCGCGTTCTTCGGTACGTCCCTGGCCGCCCTGTTGACCGGACTCGGCTGCGACACGGTGCTGGTGTGCGGTGCGACGACCAGCGGCTGCGTACGGGCCACCGCCGTGGACGCCGTGCAGTCCGGGTTCTCGGTGCTGGTGCCGAAGGAATGCGTCGGCGACCGCGCCCCCGGTCCGCACGAGGCGAGTCTCTTCGACATCCAGGCCAAGTACGGCGACGTGATCGACCTCAAGGACGCCGTCGGGTACCTCGACGGACTGCCCAGGACAGCCCCGTAA
- a CDS encoding MarR family winged helix-turn-helix transcriptional regulator, with the protein MGDETATPTSTSAGPPPALTAAPGYQVRRLYQAYLAAWIRAVDPTLTGPQFAVLQAVEAAPGSDQRSMAAAVSLDTSTMADVARRLENRGLIVRRTAADDGRRKLLHLTEEGERTLHDANLRARSLDERLLAPFGPERREDIMHLFTSLADHWEGLAEDS; encoded by the coding sequence ATGGGTGACGAAACCGCAACCCCGACGTCCACATCCGCCGGGCCTCCCCCGGCGCTCACCGCCGCGCCCGGCTACCAGGTCCGCCGCCTCTACCAGGCGTATCTCGCGGCCTGGATCCGTGCCGTCGACCCGACACTCACCGGGCCGCAGTTCGCGGTGCTCCAGGCTGTGGAGGCGGCGCCCGGGAGCGACCAGCGGTCCATGGCGGCCGCGGTCTCCCTGGACACGTCGACGATGGCGGACGTGGCCCGGCGCCTGGAGAACCGGGGACTGATCGTGCGCAGGACGGCCGCGGACGACGGTCGGCGCAAGCTGCTCCATCTGACGGAGGAGGGCGAGCGGACCCTCCACGACGCGAACCTCCGCGCCCGCAGCCTGGACGAGCGCCTTCTCGCGCCGTTCGGACCGGAGCGGCGCGAGGACATCATGCATCTCTTCACGTCCCTCGCCGATCACTGGGAGGGACTGGCCGAGGACTCCTGA
- a CDS encoding xanthine dehydrogenase family protein molybdopterin-binding subunit: MSNSPVSDGKLVGKAVRRREDPRLLAGRGRFVDDIALPGMLHAQFVRSTVAHAELSSVDVSAVRDVPGVVAVFTAEDLELGDIVAQLGRPLSEFVPTAMPVLARDKVRYVGEPIAIVVARDAYAAEDGLEAAKVSYATLPPVLSEEAAFADGAPLVHAEAARNTLVDVSLFATEGIDGIFDAAPCVVEVDTRTGRQNALPLETRGAVAHWDDREEQLVVHTCTQIPHQVRTVASRCLRLDERAVRVVVPDMGGGFGQKCVVGREEIAAAAAALRLRRPVKWIEDRKDALSASFLAREQHYRARAAFDAEGRILALDADVVCDMGAYSCYPFTAGIEPLMASAEMPGVYKLPAYRVRGRAVTTNKAPTGPYRGVSRPQYVMVMERLFERAARRLALDPVEIRRRNVITEFPYKGVNGITYDPGSYLESLNLCERSVREEGWYEKQAAAAAEGRHIGIGYSCFSERTGYGSAAFAQRKMQVVPGFDISEVRMDTSGAVTFTTGTMNHGQSHETTMAQIVADELALDIAKVRLHQGDTDRITYGFGTFASRSITIGGSAVRLAAAKLGDKLCAIAASRWGVAPEEVELTEGAARRRNAQDVLTYEEIADIAYLRAHLLPKDIEPGLSVTATFDVFNDGTFSNATHACVVELHAGTGQVEILRYVCVEDCGVAINPQVVEGQCRGGIAQGIAGALFEQVTYDAQGEPSATGFMDYKVPTAHEIPDVLIHHLETPCAFTETGAKGAGEGGTIGAPAAVLNAVNDALRPTGVELDHTPITPETVHRALNGAPSLESSS; encoded by the coding sequence ATGAGCAACAGCCCTGTGAGCGACGGGAAGTTGGTGGGCAAGGCGGTTCGCCGTCGAGAGGATCCGCGCCTGCTCGCCGGGCGCGGCCGGTTCGTCGACGACATCGCGCTGCCCGGCATGCTGCACGCCCAGTTCGTCCGCAGCACGGTCGCCCACGCCGAGCTGTCCTCGGTGGACGTGTCGGCGGTGCGCGACGTCCCGGGCGTCGTCGCGGTGTTCACGGCCGAGGACCTGGAACTGGGTGACATCGTCGCTCAACTGGGCCGCCCGCTCTCGGAGTTCGTCCCGACCGCGATGCCGGTCCTGGCCCGCGACAAGGTCCGCTACGTCGGTGAGCCGATCGCGATCGTCGTGGCCCGGGACGCGTACGCGGCGGAGGACGGGCTGGAGGCGGCGAAGGTCTCGTACGCCACGCTGCCTCCGGTGTTGTCCGAGGAGGCGGCGTTCGCGGACGGTGCCCCGCTCGTCCACGCCGAGGCCGCGCGCAACACCCTGGTGGACGTCTCCCTCTTCGCGACGGAGGGCATCGACGGGATCTTCGACGCGGCCCCCTGTGTCGTCGAGGTCGACACGAGGACCGGTCGGCAGAACGCGCTGCCACTGGAGACCCGGGGCGCCGTGGCGCACTGGGACGACCGCGAGGAACAGCTCGTCGTGCACACCTGCACCCAAATCCCGCACCAGGTAAGGACGGTGGCCTCCCGCTGCCTGCGTCTCGACGAGCGCGCGGTGCGGGTCGTGGTGCCGGACATGGGCGGCGGGTTCGGCCAGAAGTGCGTGGTGGGCCGCGAGGAGATCGCCGCAGCGGCGGCAGCCCTGCGGCTCCGGCGTCCGGTGAAGTGGATCGAGGACCGCAAGGACGCCCTGTCCGCGTCGTTCCTCGCCCGCGAGCAGCACTACCGGGCGCGCGCGGCCTTCGACGCCGAGGGCAGGATCCTCGCGCTCGACGCGGACGTGGTCTGCGACATGGGCGCGTACTCCTGCTACCCCTTCACCGCGGGCATCGAGCCGCTGATGGCGTCCGCCGAGATGCCCGGCGTCTACAAGCTGCCCGCGTACCGGGTGCGGGGCCGGGCGGTCACCACCAACAAGGCGCCCACCGGACCGTATCGCGGGGTCAGCCGGCCGCAGTACGTCATGGTCATGGAGCGGCTCTTCGAGCGTGCCGCGCGCCGACTCGCCCTGGATCCGGTCGAGATCCGCCGCCGCAATGTCATCACGGAGTTCCCGTACAAGGGCGTCAACGGCATCACGTACGACCCGGGCTCCTATCTGGAGTCGCTGAACCTGTGCGAGCGGTCCGTCCGGGAGGAGGGCTGGTACGAGAAGCAGGCAGCGGCGGCGGCCGAGGGACGGCACATCGGCATCGGCTACTCGTGCTTCAGCGAGCGCACCGGCTACGGCTCGGCGGCCTTCGCGCAGCGCAAGATGCAGGTGGTGCCCGGCTTCGACATCTCCGAGGTCCGGATGGACACCAGCGGCGCGGTCACCTTCACCACCGGCACCATGAACCACGGCCAGAGCCACGAGACGACGATGGCCCAGATCGTCGCCGACGAACTCGCCCTGGACATCGCCAAGGTGAGGCTCCATCAGGGCGACACCGACCGCATCACCTACGGCTTCGGTACCTTCGCCAGCCGCTCCATCACCATCGGCGGCAGCGCCGTACGCCTGGCGGCGGCGAAGCTCGGCGACAAGCTGTGCGCAATCGCCGCGTCCCGTTGGGGAGTTGCCCCGGAGGAGGTGGAGTTGACGGAGGGCGCCGCCCGTCGCCGTAACGCCCAAGACGTCCTCACCTACGAGGAGATCGCCGATATCGCCTATCTCCGGGCGCACTTGCTGCCGAAGGACATCGAGCCGGGACTGTCCGTCACCGCCACCTTCGACGTCTTCAACGACGGCACCTTCTCCAACGCCACGCATGCCTGCGTGGTCGAACTGCACGCCGGTACAGGGCAGGTGGAGATCCTGCGGTACGTGTGCGTCGAGGACTGCGGGGTCGCCATCAACCCGCAGGTCGTGGAGGGGCAGTGCCGGGGCGGTATCGCGCAGGGCATCGCGGGCGCGCTGTTCGAGCAGGTGACGTACGACGCCCAGGGTGAGCCGTCGGCGACCGGCTTCATGGACTACAAGGTGCCGACCGCGCACGAGATCCCGGACGTGCTGATCCACCACCTGGAAACACCCTGCGCGTTCACCGAGACCGGCGCGAAGGGTGCCGGCGAGGGCGGCACGATCGGGGCACCCGCCGCCGTGCTCAACGCCGTGAACGACGCCCTGCGCCCGACCGGCGTCGAACTCGACCACACACCGATCACCCCCGAGACCGTGCACCGCGCGCTGAACGGCGCCCCGAGCCTGGAGTCGTCCTCATGA